One window of the Oncorhynchus gorbuscha isolate QuinsamMale2020 ecotype Even-year linkage group LG17, OgorEven_v1.0, whole genome shotgun sequence genome contains the following:
- the LOC124002090 gene encoding cyclin-dependent kinase 2-associated protein 2-like, translating into MSYKPIAPAPSGSNHTPPGSSVPSPSLPSNFRPAFSDFGPPSMGFVQPVKVSQGSTYSELLSVIEEMSREIRPTYAGSKSAMERLKRGIIHARALVRECLAETERSART; encoded by the exons ATGAGCTACAAACCCATCGCCCCTGCTCCGTCCGGCTCCAACCACACCCCGCCAG GCTCCAGTGtgccctctccctcactcccctccaacTTCAGACCAGCGTTCAGTGATTTCGGCCCGCCGTCGATGGGCTTCGTTCAG ccagTGAAAGTGTCTCAGGGCTCAACCTACAGCGAGCTGCTGTCAGTTATCGAGGAGATGAGTCGCGAGATCCGCCCCACCTACGCCGGGAGCAAGAGCGCCATGGAGAGGCTAAAGAGAG GTATCATTCACGCGAGGGCGCTGGTCAGGGAGTGTCTGGCGGAGACGGAGAGGAGCGCTCGCACATAA
- the LOC124002241 gene encoding probable G-protein coupled receptor 83, whose amino-acid sequence MRVACLWLSLTYLVPSLDGLGAREYNNSTIFGGGLFVNAEGLLNLSAPYTPNRTNVFSLDLDDGTLADWRSMAVKNCYGGESHNRTVKSLLVLAYSFIIVISLFGNTLVCHVVIKNKRMHSATSLFIINLAVADILITLLNMPFTLVRFVNSSWWFGKGMCHISRFVQYCSLHVSTLTLTAIALDRRQVILHPLRPRMSPARGVVCVILIWVMASCFSLPHAIYQELLTFVYSKEKVRSLCVPDFPEPSDVYWQCIDLLTFILLYVLPLLIITAAYSTVARRLWRRNAIGDTTTAQFAVQRRKRRRTLAMLLVVVGVFAVCWFPLNCYVVLLSSQAIQSSNALYFCFHWLAMSSTCYNPFIYCCLNPTFRQELRLLLGMCRKRGRGGVGPVLVAPPSCALCHRAAWPESRTCSRPSHASSHPSRASSRPSHSSSSHQLPKERHVLFSARHANKTDILSVEPIVAVS is encoded by the exons ATGCGAGTTGCGTGTCTGTGGCTGTCCCTCACCTATTTGGTCCCCAGCCTCGACGGGTTGGGGGCACGGGAATACAACAACTCAACCATTTTCGGCGGGGGTCTATTCGTGAATGCAGAAGGGCTGCTGAACCTGTCAGCTCCGTATACGCCCAACCGGACAAATGTCTTCTCGCTTGACCTGGACGACGGCACGCTCGCGGACTGGCGCTCCATGGCAGTTAAAAATTGCTACGGTGGAGAGTCCCATAACCGGACCGTGAAATCCCTACTGGTCCTGGCTTACTCGTTCATCATTGTCATCTCGCTGTTCGGAAACACGCTGGTGTGCCATGTGGTGATCAAGAACAAGCGGATGCACTCCGCCACAAGTCTGTTCATCATTAacctcgcagtggcagacatTCTTATAACGCTGCTCAACATGCCCTTTACTTTG GTCCGTTTTGTGAATAGCAGCTGGTGGTTCGGGAAGGGAATGTGCCACATCAGCCGGTTCGTCCAGTATTGCTCCCTGCACGTATCCACACTCACGCTCACGGCAATCGCGCTGGACAGACGCCAG gTCATTCTCCACCCTCTGAGGCCCCGCATGTCCCCGGCtcgtggtgttgtgtgtgtgattcttATCTGGGTCATGGCCAGCTGCTTCTCCTTGCCTCATGCCATCTACCAGGAGCTCCTAACCTTcgtgtacag TAAGGAAAAGGTGCGCAGCCTTTGTGTCCCCGACTTCCCCGAGCCCTCTGACGTCTATTGGCAGTGCATTGACCTCCTCACCTTCATCCTCCTCTACGTCCTACCCCTCCTCATCATCACCGCCGCCTACTCAACCGTGGCACGCCGCCTGTGGCGCCGTAACGCTATCGGGGACACCACCACTGCGCAGTTCGCTGTGCAGCGGCGGAAGCGGCGGCGCACCCTGGCTATGTTGTTGGTGGTTGTTGGGGTGTTTGCGGTATGCTGGTTCCCTCTGAACTGCTACGTGGTGCTTCTCTCCAGCCAGGCCATTCAGTCATCCAATGCCTTGTATTTCTGTTTTCATTGGCTGGCGATGAGCTCGACGTGTTACAATCCCTTCATCTACTGTTGTCTGAACCCCACCTTCCGCCAGGAGCTAAGGTTGCTATTGGGCATGTGCCGGAAGAGGGGGCGTGGAGGGGTGGGGCCGGTGCTGGTGGCTCCACCCTCCTGCGCACTCTGCCACAGAGCCGCCTGGCCGGAGAGCCGCACCTGTTCTCGGCCGAGTCACGCCTCTTCACACCCGAGTCGCGCCTCCTCTCGGCCAAGCCACTCCTCGTCCTCTCACCAGCTTCCTAAAGAAAGGCATGTCCTTTTCTCTGCAAGACATGCCAATAAAACAGACATCCTATCAGTGGAGCCTATAGTAGCTGTCAGTTAA